From Podospora bellae-mahoneyi strain CBS 112042 chromosome 3, whole genome shotgun sequence, the proteins below share one genomic window:
- a CDS encoding hypothetical protein (EggNog:ENOG503NY5R; CAZy:GH131; COG:S), with amino-acid sequence MKFHVLSGLVAQVLSVSAGTILWDGRFNDMTSSADLNKWSWGNQVGPYQYYIHGSSPVSAYVNLSPDYKNPADTGSRQGAKITLDNTAYWNGQNMRRTELIPQTTAAINQGKVYYHFSLMRKDVNAPATTREHQIAFFESHFTELKSGWLSGAPGISDTLLRWCVGGQTQWSVEWVADVWHNVAYEIDFAAGTVGFWHSTGSDPLTRKVAPVKTSTSSNGADWHVGVLELPRSGYPDSNEDFYWSGVYIESGSLTTSVAGPGQPIPGDGGSSSSSSSSSVPSSTSTRVSSTSTPAPVSSTTLVTSTTRVSSTSTSSAAPVQTTPSGCTAGQYAQCDGIGFSGCKTCAAPYTCKYGNDWYSQCL; translated from the coding sequence atGAAGTTCCACGTTCTCTCCGGTCTCGTCGCCCAGGTGCTGTCTGTCTCGGCAGGCACCATCCTGTGGGATGGCCGCTTCAACGACATGACCTCGTCTGCCGACCTGAACAAGTGGTCCTGGGGCAACCAGGTTGGCCCATACCAGTACTACATCCACGGGTCTTCTCCTGTGTCGGCCTATGTCAACCTCTCGCCCGACTACAAGAACCCAGCCGACACTGGTTCCAGGCAGGGAGCCAAGATCACGCTCGACAACACGGCCTACTGGAACGGCCAGAACATGCGCCGCACCGAGCTGATCCCCCAGACCACCGCTGCCATCAACCAAGGCAAGGTCTACTACCACTTCTCCCTGATGAGAAAGGACGTCAACGCCCCGGCCACCACCAGGGAGCACCAGATCGCCTTCTTCGAAAGCCACTTCACCGAGCTCAAGTCCGGTTGGCTCTCGGGCGCCCCTGGCATCTCGGACACTCTGCTTAGGTGGTGCGTTGGCGGCCAGACCCAGTGGAGTGTCGAGTGGGTTGCTGATGTCTGGCACAACGTTGCCTACGAGATCGACTTTGCTGCCGGCACCGTCGGTTTCTGGCACTCTACCGGCAGCGACCCCCTGACCAGAAAGGTGGCCCCCGTCAAgaccagcaccagctccaACGGCGCAGACTGGCATGTTGGTGTCTTGGAGCTCCCGAGAAGCGGCTACCCTGATTCCAACGAGGACTTTTACTGGTCCGGCGTGTATATTGAGAGCGGCAGTTTGACCACCTCGGTCGCCGGTCCTGGCCAACCCATCCCCGGTGACGGTggctcctccagcagcagcagcagcagcagtgtcCCCAGCAGCACAAGCACCAGAGTCAgcagcacctccaccccggCCCCCGTTTCCTCTACCACGCTcgtcacctccaccacccgcgtctcctccaccagcaccagctctGCCGCACCCGTTCAGACCACCCCCAGCGGTTGCACCGCCGGCCAGTACGCCCAGTGCGACGGCATTGGCTTCAGCGGTTGCAAGACTTGCGCTGCCCCCTACACCTGCAAGTACGGAAACGACTGGTACTCCCAGTGCTTGTAA
- the ACH1 gene encoding acetyl-CoA hydrolase (EggNog:ENOG503NUMA; COG:C), producing MASRVASAALKARVHRPSMLNKLCQPEDLLHHFPNGSYIGWSGFTGVGYPKKIPVFLADHVEKNNLQGQLKYSLFVGASSGAETENRWAALDMIERRSPHQVGKDIAKGINEGRINFFDKHLSMFPVDLVYGYYTKDKPNGKLDVAVVEASEIKEDGSIVPGASVGATPELIQMADKIIIEVNTSLPSFDGLHDITMTDLPPRRKPYLITQVEDRIGTNSIPIDPEKVVGIVESDYQDQTSPNTPADEGSQQIAGHLIEFFEHEVKHGRLPKNLLPLQSGIGNIANAVIGGLDNSNFRNLKVWTEVIQDTFLDLFDSGRLDFATATSVRFSPDGFKRFYKNWESYKDKLLLRSQQVSNSPEIIRRLGVIGMNTPVEVDIYAHANSTCVMGSRMLNGLGGSADFLRNAKYSIMHTPSTRPSKTDPHGVSCIVPMCTHIDQTEHDLDIVVTEAGLADVRGLAPRERARVIIDKCAHDVYKPILKAYFEKAEFECLRKGMGHEPHLLFNSFDMHKALLEEGSMRKVKPW from the exons ATGGCGTCCAGAGTAGCTTCGGCTGCGCTCAAGGCGCGCGTCCATCGCCCGTCGATGCTCAACAAGCTGTGCCAGCCCGAAGACCTCTTGCACCACTTCCCCAATGGCTCCTACATTGGCTGGTCTGGCTTCACCGGTGTCGGCTACCCCAA GAAGATTCCCGTTTTCCTCGCCGACCATGTCGAGAAGAACAACCTCCAGGGACAGCTCAAGTACAGCCTCTTCGTCGGCGCCTCGTCCGGTGCCGAGACCGAGAACCGCTGGGCTGCCCTCGACATGATCGAGAGACGGTCTCCTCACCAGGTCGGCAAGGATATCGCCAAGGGCATCAACGAGGGCCGCATCAACTTCTTCGACAAGCATCTGTCCATGTTCCCCGTCGACCTTGTGTATGGCTACTACACCAAGGACAAGCCAAATGGCAAGCTCGATGTGGCGGTTGTTGAGGCTTCTGAGATCAAGGAGGATGGCAGCATCGTCCCCGGTGCTTCCGTCGGTGCCACTCCCGAGCTGATCCAGATGGCTGACAAG ATCATTATTGAGGTCAACACCTCGCTCCCGAGCTTCGATGGCCTGCACGACATCACCATGACcgatcttcctccccgccgcaaGCCCTACCTGATCACCCAGGTCGAGGACCGCATTGGTACCAACTCGATCCCCATCGACCCCGAGAAGGTTGTTGGTATCGTCGAGTCCGACTACCAGGATCagacctcccccaacacccctgCCGATGAGGGCTCGCAGCAGATTGCCGGCCACTTGATTGAGTTCTTTGAGCACGAGGTGAAGCACGGCCGTCTTCCCAAGaacctccttcctctccagtCCGGTATCGGCAACATAGCCAATGCCGTCATTGGTGGTCTGGACAACTCCAACTTCCGCAACCTCAAGGTGTGGACCGAGGTCATCCAGGATACCTTCCTTGATCTTTTCGACTCTGGTCGCCTCGACTTCGCCACCGCTACCTCTGTCCGCTTCTCCCCCGACGGCTTCAAGCGCTTCTACAAGAACTGGGAGTCCTACAAGgacaagctcctcctccgctctCAGCAGGTGTCCAACTCCCCCGAGATCATCCGTCGCCTTGGTGTCATCGGCATGAACACCCCCGTCGAGGTTGACATTTATGCTCACGCCAACTCGACCTGCGTCATGGGCTCCCGCATGCTCAACGGTCTCGGTGGCTCGGCTGATTTCTTGAGAAACGCCAAGTACTCCATCATGCACACTCCCTCGACTCGTCCCTCCAAGACGGACCCCCACGGTGTCTCGTGCATTGTCCCCATGTGCACTCACATtgatcagactgagcacGACTTGGACATTGTGGTTACCGAAGCTGGTCTTGCCGACGTTCGCGGTCTGGCTCCCCGCGAGAGAGCCCGCGTGATCATTGACAAGTGCGCCCACGATGTGTACAAGCCTATCCTCAAGGCTTACTTCGAGAAGGCCGAGTTTGAGTGCCTGCGTAAGGGTATGGGCCACGAGCCTCACCTGCTCTTCAACAGCTTCGACATGCACAAGGCtctgttggaggagggcagcaTGCGCAAGGTCAAGCCTTGGTAA